One Sphingomonas kaistensis genomic window, CGGGGCGCCGGCTTCGATCACCAAGGGTCCCGAGGTGCCGCGGTGAAAGCGGCCCTGGCCCTCATGCAGCACGTTGAAGCTGACCATGCCGGCGAACACCGGGCGGCCGGGCAGGGCGGTGCGGAGAAGGGCGGCATTGTTGAGGCCGTTCTGGAGGCTGATCACCGCCGCGCCCGCGGGGGCATGCGCGGCGATCAGGGCCGCCATCTCCTCCGTCGCGCCGCTTTTCACCGTGACGAGGACGAGGGCGGCATGGGCAAGCGCGGCGGCTGGGTCGGTCTCGACGTGCAGCCGGCTGGCCCCGAGCGTTTCGCTCCACCCTTCGAAGCTGGTGAGGGTGAGGCCGTGCGCCGCGATTTCCCCGGCCATCCGGGGTCGGGCGAGCAGCACCACCTCTTCCCCGCCGAGCGCGAGCAGCCCCCCGACGAAGCAGCCGATGCTTCCCGCGCCCGCAATGACGATCCTGCCGCTCACGTCCTTTGTGGTGCGCCAGGTCCGGGCGGTTGACAAGGCGGGCGCTTGGCCGGAAAGACGGCCGCATGATCCGGAACTGGCATCACTGGCGGAACATTGAGACGGCGGCGCGATGGCGCTGGCGGTAGGTCCCCTGCACCTTCCACCAGCATAAACCCAACCAGATGCGACCCGCCTTTACCGGCGGGTTTTTTGTTGTTCCGATGAGGCCGCTTTCATGACTGCTACCGCCCATTACACCGCCGTCATCCCCTCGACCCCGCCGGTCGATGCGGGTCCGGTGCCCAATCCGCTGCCGCGCCTGCTGGCGGGCGAGGATCTGAGCGCCGACGACAGCCAGCATCTGTTCGAGCGGCTGGTGCTGGGGAGGCTCGAGCCGGGCGAAATCGGCGGCATGCTGATCGCGCTGCGGATGAAGGGCGAAACGCCCGAAGAGATGATCGGCGCGGCGCAGGCCCTGCTGGCAGCCGCAACGCCGTTCGAGCGGCCGGACGGGTTGTTCGCCGATTGCTGCGGGACGGGGGGCGACGGGGCCGGGACGATCAACGTCTCGACCGCCGCCGGCTTCGTCGCGGCGGCCGCGGGACTCAAGGTCGCCAAGCACGGTAACCGCTCGGTATCGAGCAAATGCGGGTCGGCCGATGTGCTGGAAGCGCTGGGTGCCAGGATCGAACTCGACCCGGCACGGGCGCGGCAAGTACTGGACGAGACCGGCTTCACCTTTCTGTTCGCTCCCGCTTACCATTCGGGAATGAAGCATGCCGCGGTGGTCCGCCGGCAACTGAGCGTACGCACGGTGATGAACCTGCTCGGCCCCTGCGTGAACCCGGCGCGGCCGCCGGTGCAGCTGTTGGGCGTGGCGGATGCGAAGATGCTGCGCCGGATCGCGCAGGTGTTGCAGGCGCTGGGCGTAGAGAAAGCTTTGGTAGTGCATGGCGCGGGGCTGGACGAAGTCGCCTTGCACGCGGAGACGCGGGCGATCCGGCTGGCCGGGGGCGAGCTCGACGAAATCGTGCTGACCCCGGAGGAGGCGGGTTTCGAGCGGATGCCGCTCAACGCGCTGGAGGGCGGCGATCCCGGCGACAATGCCGAGCGGCTGCGGGCGCTGCTGGATGGGCGCGGCGCGCAGGCGGAGAATCAGGCTGTCGCGCTGAACGCGGGCGCACTGCTGTGGACTGCGGGACTGGCGCCAGGCTTTGCCGAGGGCGTGGGCCAGGCGATGGATCTGCTGCGCTCGGGCGCGGCGGGGCGGACGCTCGATGCGTTCGTGGAGGCGACCAATGACTGATGTGCTGGGCGAGATCGTCGCGCACAAGCGGCAGGAAGTGGCCGAGCGATTGCGCGGATTCGACGCCAGTGGGATCGCGCCGACGACGCGCAGCTTGCGTGCGGCGCTGAGCCGGCCGGGGGCGCGGTTCCTGATGGAGGTCAAGCGCGCGTCGCCGTCGGGCCACCGCTCGCCGCATTCGGTCGAGACCGCGATCGGCGCTTATGCCGGGGTCGCGGACGGGGTCAGCTGCCTCACCGACGAGCGCTTTTTCGGCGGTTCGTTCGCCGCGCTGGAGACGGTGCGCGCTCGGTTCGACGGGCCGGTGCTGGCCAAGGATTTCGTGGTCGATCCGCGCCAAGTCGCCGAAGCGCGGCGGCATGGGGCGGACGCGGTGCTGTGCATGCTGTCGGTGCTGGGCGACGACGAGGCGCGCGGCGTGATGGCCGAGGCCGAGCGGCTCGGCATGGACGTGCTGGTCGAAGTGCATGACGAGGCAGAACTGGTCCGCGCACTGGCGCTGGGCGCGACGCTGGTCGGCATCAATAATCGCGATCTGAAGACGCTGACGACCGATCTGGCGGTGACCGAGCGGCTGGCTGCCCGGGTGCCCGATCATGTGACATTGGTCAGCGAATCGGGGTTGGCGACGCGGGCCGATGTCGAGCGGCTGGGGCGGCATGCCGATGCGTTCCTAGTCGGCTCATCATTGATGGCGGCGGACGATGTCGGCGAGGCAGCGCGGGCGCTGGTGTTCGGGCGGGTCAAGGTGTGCGGCCTGACGCGCGAGGAGGATGTGGGGGCGGTGGCTGCCGCGGGCGCGACCCATGCCGGGATCATTCTGGTGCCGGGCACCCCCCGCGCGGTCTCTGCCGAACAGGCACGGGTGCTGGCCGAGGCAACGCGTGACGCGGGCCTCAAACCGGTCGGCGTGTTTCGTGACCAAGAGACTGACGAGGTGATTCGCGTCGCCGACGCCGCGAGCCTCGATGCGGTACAATTGCATGGCAAAGAAAGCCGCGTGGTCATTGACGCGATCCGCGCAGGTTTCGGCGGTGAGATCTGGACTGCGGGCTTCGAGGAGCGGGGAGGCGACCGGCTAATCTTCGATTCGCCGGGCGGCGGGACGGGCACGACCTGCGACTGGGTCGCGGTCGCAGCGCATCCGGCCAAGGCCAGCGCTTTCCTTGCCGGAGGGATCGGTCCCGACAATGCCCGCGCCGCGCAGGCGACCGGGGTGTACGGGCTCGATGCCAGCTCGCGGCTGGAGAGCGCCCCGGGCATCAAGGATCACGCAACACTTCAGGCGCTGTTCGACGCGCTGCGACTTCCCGACCGGAGAATTTCTGATGAAGCATGACGGACGTTTCGGCCGGTTCGGGGGCTGCTTCGTGCCCGAAATCCTGGTCCCTGCGCTGGAGCAGCTGGAAGCGGCGTTTCTCGAAGCGGAAGAAGATGCAGGCTTCAAGGCCGAGCTCGAGGAACTGCTGACCACTTACGCCGGGCGGCCAACCCCGCTGACCCGCTGCCGTAACCTTGGCGCGGGAACCAGCGCGCGCATCTATCTGAAGCGCGAGGATCTGCTGCACGGCGGGGCGCACAAGACCAATCAGGTGCTGGGTCAGGCGCTCCTCGCCAAGCGCATGGGCAAGACCCGTTTGATCGCCGAAACGGGCGCCGGCCAGCATGGCGTCGCGACCGCACTCGCCGGTGCCCTCTTCGGGCTCGAAACCGAAATCTACATGGGCGCCGACGATGTCGCCCGGCAGCAATTGAACGTGTTCCGGATGGAGCTGATGGGGGCCAAGGTGGTGCCGGTCACCGGCGGGGGCAGGACGCTCAAGGATGCGGTCAACGAAGCGCTGCGCGACTGGACCGCGAGCTTTGCCAACACCCATTACCTCCTCGGTACCGCCGCCGGGCCGCACCCATTCCCAACCATGGTGCGCCAGTTCCAGCGGGTGATCGGCAAGGAGGCCCGCGCTCAGGTGCTGGAGATCGAAGGCCGCCTGCCCGACATCGTTACCGCCTGTGTCGGTGGCGGGTCCAACGCCATCGGCATGTTCGCGGACTTCGTCGGCGATGAGGACGTGCGGCTGGTCGGTTGCGAGGCGGCGGGTAAAGGCCTGTCGGGCCACGAGCATGGCGCGACCATCCTCAAGGGCACGCCGGGCATCCTTCACGGGACCGAGACTCTGCTGCTGCAGGATCGCGACGGGCAGGTGGCGGATACCTGGTCGGTGTCGGCGGGGCTCGACTATCCCGGCGTCGGGCCGGAACATGCGTTTCTCAAGGAAAGCGAACGGGCCGAATATGTCGGCGTGACCGACGCCGAAGCGCTGGCCGCGTTCCAGGCGCTGGCCAAGTCGGAGGGGATCATCCCCGCGTTCGAAAGCGCCCATGCGATCGCTTTCGCGATGGCGGAGGCCGAGCGGGCGACGAAGGACACGGTTATCGTGGTCAATCTGTCGGGGCGCGGGGACAAGGATATGGCGAGCGCGGTCAAGCTGCTGAAGCCGGAGGCGATGCTGTGAGCCGCTACGCCCAGATGTTCGAGCGGCTGAAGCAGCGGAACGAGGGCGCGTTCGGCGCCTTCCTGATGCTCGGCGATCCCGACAAGGCGACCAGCGCCGCGCTGCTCGACGCGGTGGTCGAGGCGGGCGCCGACATGGTCGAGGTCGGGATTCCGTTCAGCGATCCGGTTGCCGACGGTCCGGTGATCCAGGCCGCCGCCGAGCGGGCGCTGGCGTCGGGAGCCCGGGTCGACGACAGCTTCGACCTGATCCGCGGCCTTCGCGACAAGCATCCCGCGGTGCCGATCGGTATCCTCACTTACGCCAACATTCTCCACGCTCGAGGCCGGGAGCAATTCATGGCCGACGCGGCGGCGGCCGGCGCGGATTCGGTGTTGGTCGCCGATGTGCCGAGCCTCGAAGCCGTGCCGTACAGCGAAGCCGCCAAGGCGGCGGGGCTCGAACTGGTGATGATCGCCGCGCCCAATACGCCGCCACCCGTGCTGGAGCGGATCGCCGCGCTGTCGGGCGGCTACACCTATTGCGTGGCGCGGGCCGGGGTGACCGGGACCAGTACCACCCTTGCGCTCGATCACGACGCGCTGTTCGTGGGTCTTGCCGACGCTGGCGCACCGCCGCCGGTGCTCGGCTTCGGCATCTCCACCCCCGATCAGGTCCGCGATGCGCTGGCGAGCGGGGCGGCCGGGGTGATCGCCGGGTCGGCGCTGGTGAAATGCGGTGCGGATGTGGCGGCGCTCGGCGAACTTGTCAGCGCCCTTAAGCGCGCTACTGCCCTCCCCAACATTTAAGAGGGATCGCTCATGGCCATTTCGCTTGCAGGTCGCACCGCCATCGTCACCGGGGCCGGGGGAGGGCTCGGCCGGACCCACGCCCTGCTGCTGGCGCGGGCCGGGGCGACGGTCGTGGTCAACGACATTCCGCAGAATATCGCCAATGCGCAAAGCGTGATGGAGGAGATCAAGGCCGCCGGCGGGCAGGCCACGGCGTTCGGCGCCAGCGTGACCGACGAGGAAGCCGTCGCCGACATGGTCGCGGAGGCGGGCGCGGTCGACATCCTCGTCAACAACGCCGGCATCCTGCGTGACAAGAGCTTCGCCAAGATGAGCCTGGATGAGTTCCGGCTGGTGATGGACGTCCATCTGATGGGCAGCGTCATCTGCACCAAGGCGGTGTGGGACGGGATGCGCGAGCGCAATTACGGGCGGATCGTCATGACCACGTCGAGCTCGGGCCTGTACGGGAATTTCGGGCAGTCGAACTATGGCGCGGCGAAGATGGCGCTGGTTGGTTTCATGCAGACGCTCAGCATCGAGGGCGCGAAGAACAATATCCGGGTGAATTGCCTCGCCCCGACTGCGCGCACGGCGATGACCGAGAATTTGCTTCCGCCTCAGGCGCTCGAACTGCTCGGCCCCGAATATGTCAGCCCGGCGCTGCTCGCGTTGGTCGCCGAAGATGCGCCGAACCGCACCATCCTCGCCGCCGGCGCGCAGGGGGTCGAGGCGGCGCAGGTCACGCTGACCCGCGGCATTTCGATCAAGGGCCTCGACGATCTCGAGGCCGGATCGGTGATCCTCGAGAAACTGGGCGAGATCGGCGATCTCAAGACCGCGACAGTTCCGGCAAGCGGACTGGAGCAGGGACAGGTCGAACTCGGCAAGGCGCTCGGCGGCTGAGATGAGCGGCGGCGGCTGGCATCCGGCGCTCTGGCGTGAGCGGCCTGCGGCGCAGCAGCCGGTCTATGCCGATGTCAAGGCGCTGGCCGCGGTCGAGCAGAACCTGGCGGTTTCGCCGCCGCTGGTGACGCTCGAAGCGGTAGACGCCCTGCGTGCGCGATTGGCCGAGGCGGCGGCGGGACGCGCTTTGCTGCTGCAGGGCGGCGATTGCGCGGAGACCTTTGCCGACGCCGATGTGGCGGGGCTGGTGGCCTTGTTCGACGGTCTGGCCGCCACGCTTCCGTTGCCGGCGGTGCAGGTCGCCCGGATCGCCGGCCAATATGCCAAGCCGCGAACGGTCGAGGGCCGGGTCTGGCGCGGCGAGAGCGTCAACGGCCGCGACGCGTTGGAGCCCGATCCGGCGCGGATGGGGCGGGCGTTCGATCATGCGGCAGCGACGG contains:
- the trpA gene encoding tryptophan synthase subunit alpha; the protein is MSRYAQMFERLKQRNEGAFGAFLMLGDPDKATSAALLDAVVEAGADMVEVGIPFSDPVADGPVIQAAAERALASGARVDDSFDLIRGLRDKHPAVPIGILTYANILHARGREQFMADAAAAGADSVLVADVPSLEAVPYSEAAKAAGLELVMIAAPNTPPPVLERIAALSGGYTYCVARAGVTGTSTTLALDHDALFVGLADAGAPPPVLGFGISTPDQVRDALASGAAGVIAGSALVKCGADVAALGELVSALKRATALPNI
- the trpB gene encoding tryptophan synthase subunit beta, with protein sequence MKHDGRFGRFGGCFVPEILVPALEQLEAAFLEAEEDAGFKAELEELLTTYAGRPTPLTRCRNLGAGTSARIYLKREDLLHGGAHKTNQVLGQALLAKRMGKTRLIAETGAGQHGVATALAGALFGLETEIYMGADDVARQQLNVFRMELMGAKVVPVTGGGRTLKDAVNEALRDWTASFANTHYLLGTAAGPHPFPTMVRQFQRVIGKEARAQVLEIEGRLPDIVTACVGGGSNAIGMFADFVGDEDVRLVGCEAAGKGLSGHEHGATILKGTPGILHGTETLLLQDRDGQVADTWSVSAGLDYPGVGPEHAFLKESERAEYVGVTDAEALAAFQALAKSEGIIPAFESAHAIAFAMAEAERATKDTVIVVNLSGRGDKDMASAVKLLKPEAML
- a CDS encoding SDR family NAD(P)-dependent oxidoreductase — encoded protein: MAISLAGRTAIVTGAGGGLGRTHALLLARAGATVVVNDIPQNIANAQSVMEEIKAAGGQATAFGASVTDEEAVADMVAEAGAVDILVNNAGILRDKSFAKMSLDEFRLVMDVHLMGSVICTKAVWDGMRERNYGRIVMTTSSSGLYGNFGQSNYGAAKMALVGFMQTLSIEGAKNNIRVNCLAPTARTAMTENLLPPQALELLGPEYVSPALLALVAEDAPNRTILAAGAQGVEAAQVTLTRGISIKGLDDLEAGSVILEKLGEIGDLKTATVPASGLEQGQVELGKALGG
- the trpCF gene encoding bifunctional indole-3-glycerol-phosphate synthase TrpC/phosphoribosylanthranilate isomerase TrpF; its protein translation is MTDVLGEIVAHKRQEVAERLRGFDASGIAPTTRSLRAALSRPGARFLMEVKRASPSGHRSPHSVETAIGAYAGVADGVSCLTDERFFGGSFAALETVRARFDGPVLAKDFVVDPRQVAEARRHGADAVLCMLSVLGDDEARGVMAEAERLGMDVLVEVHDEAELVRALALGATLVGINNRDLKTLTTDLAVTERLAARVPDHVTLVSESGLATRADVERLGRHADAFLVGSSLMAADDVGEAARALVFGRVKVCGLTREEDVGAVAAAGATHAGIILVPGTPRAVSAEQARVLAEATRDAGLKPVGVFRDQETDEVIRVADAASLDAVQLHGKESRVVIDAIRAGFGGEIWTAGFEERGGDRLIFDSPGGGTGTTCDWVAVAAHPAKASAFLAGGIGPDNARAAQATGVYGLDASSRLESAPGIKDHATLQALFDALRLPDRRISDEA
- the trpD gene encoding anthranilate phosphoribosyltransferase; the protein is MTATAHYTAVIPSTPPVDAGPVPNPLPRLLAGEDLSADDSQHLFERLVLGRLEPGEIGGMLIALRMKGETPEEMIGAAQALLAAATPFERPDGLFADCCGTGGDGAGTINVSTAAGFVAAAAGLKVAKHGNRSVSSKCGSADVLEALGARIELDPARARQVLDETGFTFLFAPAYHSGMKHAAVVRRQLSVRTVMNLLGPCVNPARPPVQLLGVADAKMLRRIAQVLQALGVEKALVVHGAGLDEVALHAETRAIRLAGGELDEIVLTPEEAGFERMPLNALEGGDPGDNAERLRALLDGRGAQAENQAVALNAGALLWTAGLAPGFAEGVGQAMDLLRSGAAGRTLDAFVEATND